The window CGGGTGGAGGAGGCGATGTCCATCTGTTCGAGGACGTGGTTGCGCAGCCCGATGGCCTCTTCGACGGTCTTGAATCCGATGCCGTAGTCGAGCAGCCCCGGGATGGGCAGGGTGCGCGAGACGGAGCCCGGGGCGAGGACGAGTTCGTCGTACGCCAGCTTCTCGGTGCCCCCGGTCTCCTCCGTGGCGAGGGTGGTGAGGGTCGCGGTGCGGTGCGCGTGGTCGACGGAGGTGGCCTCGCCGACGATGATGCGGCACCGGTCGAGGACGCGGCGCAGCGGTACGACGACGTGCCGGGGGGAGATCGCGCCGGCCGCGGCCTCGGGCAGGAACGGCTGATACGTCATATAGGGATCGGGGGTGACGACCGTGATCTCCGCCTCGCCCCGGCTGAGCTCCTGTTTCAACCGCCGCTGCAGGCGCAGAGCCGTGTACATCCCGACGTAGCCGCCGCCGACAACGAGAATGCGCGCACGTTCCTTCACCATCCCATGACGCACCCGACTCTCTCGTTTGTCCACAGCCCCGGCGAATTGTGTGACCGTCGGCCAGCGGCGCGGGGTTGGCCGAAACAGCGGTGTGCGAGGGAAGCGCGCAGGTCAGTAGGTGTACGCCGGAGGATGGAAGGGGGCGCAATACGGGCGTATGGGGCTCGTACTCCGATCGGGGGGCGCTCCGTGCGGAACCTGCCCCTTCTGAATTGACTGCCTCTCAACTATGTTCGTGTGTCGACGGGGTGTGGGGGATGTGATCCGGGCGAGCCCGCCGAGTGACACCTGATCTCGGGGGCAGGCCCGATCGTGCGTGATCCCGTTCCGCGCGCTCCGGAATCAGGGACGGGGAGAGTCTCCGGGGGGAGACGTCATTACCGGGGGATCACTTATGCACATTCAGGGCACTCATTGGTCCACCGCGTCAGCCATGGCGCCCGGTGGCGGCGCGATGGGCACCGCGGCGGGCAACGCGCGCGGGGACGAGCCACGGCCGGGCCGGACGGCGCCGCTGCGCGTGGACGCACAGCGCAACCTCGAACACGTGCTCCGGGCGGCCCGCGAGGTCTTCGGCGAGCTGGGGTACGGCGCGCCGATGGAGGACGTGGCGCGGCGCGCGCGGGTCGGCGTCGGCACGGTGTACCGGCGTTTCCCGAGCAAGGACGTCCTGGTGCGGCGGATAGCCGAGGAGGAGACCTCCCGGCTGGCCGACCAGGCGCGGGCCGCGCTCGGCCAGGAGGACGAGCCGTGGTCGGCGCTCTCCCGCTTCCTGCGGACGTCGGTGGCCTCCGGTGCCGGGCGGCTGCTGCCGCCGCAGGTGCTGCGGGTCTCGGTCACCGAGGACCGGGCCGACCCCCGGGTGCCGCAGCAGCGCGTCCAGCCGGGCTCCGGGGAGCTCAGGCTCGTGCCCGACACGGCGGGGCCCGCGTCCGGCGCGGCGGAGGACGACGCGGGGGCGGCGGCGCTGCTGGATGTCGTGGGCCGGCTGGTGGAGCGGGCGCGTGCGGCCGGCGAACTGCGGCCGGACGTCTCGGTGTCGGACGTGCTGCTGGTCATCGCGACGGCGGCGCCCGCGCTGCCGGACGCGGCGCAGCAGGCCGCCGCTTCGGCCCGGCTGCTGGACATCCTGCTGGACGGGCTGCGCTCGCGGCCCGTGTGAGCCGTACCCCCGCGTGAACCGTGCCCGGTGGGCCTCCCCGTACGGGTGAGGACGGTAACGAAACGCGACGGAGCCCCACGGACGAGTGGAGGATTCCCGCGGCCGGGGCCCGGTGGCGGTCGGTGTGGCAGTCTGGCCCGGTGTTCGGGACGGTCTGGCCGACAACGGGGGCGTTTGCGCGATGAGCGTTGACGGGCGGGGTGACGGCGTCGGCGACGGCGGGTCGCGGGCGGACGGGCCGGATGCTCCGCAGGTGCCGGCCCAGGGCGGACCGCCGGGGGCTGCGCGCGGCACCGGGCGGGCCAAGGGTGGTTCCCGGGCACAGGGAGGCGTACCGGCCCAGGGCGGTTCACCGGCGCGGGACTCAACCGCGCAGGGCGGTTCACCGGCACAGGGCCCGACGGCTCGGGGCGGCGTACCGGCGCAGCGCGAGCGGTTCGGGAAGGGCACGGTGTCGTCCGCGGCGGGGCCGCTTTCCTCGGCGGACCTGCCGCCGTCCGACGCCGAGCTGATCGGACGGGTGCGCGCGGGCGAGGACAGCGCGTACGAGGAGTTGTACCGGCGCCACGCCGATGCCGTACGCCGGTACGCGCGCACGTGCTGCCGGGACGCCCACACCGCCGACGACCTGACCGCCGAGGTGTTCGCCCGGGTGTTCCAGGCGGTGCGCGGCGGATCCGGTCCCGAGCACGCCGTACGCGCCTATCTGCTCACCACCGTCCGGCGGGTCGCCGCGCAGTGGACCAGCACCGCCCGGCGCGAGCAACTGGTCGACGACTTCGCGGTGTTCGCCGCCCGGGCCGCGCGGGTCGCGGAGCTGTCGGACGACGCCGCCGGCTCCTTCGGAACGGGCCTGGACCTCGGCGCCGATGTGCGTGCGATGCACGAGGCCGAGCAGTCGATGGCCATGCGTGCCTTCCGCTCACTGCCCGAGCGGTGGCAGGCCGTGCTGTGGCACACGGAGGTCGAGGACGAGTCGCCGAGCGCGGTCGCCACGCTCTTCGGGCTGGACGCCAACGGCACCCGGGTGCTGGCCAGCCGGGCCCGGGAGGGGCTGCGGCAGGCCTACCTCCAGGCCCACGTCAGTGCCTCCCTCACCGACGACGAGGAGTGCGCCCGGTACGCCGACCGGCTCGGCGGCTACGCCCGCGGCAAGCTGCGCACCCGTGCCGAGCGGGGGCTGCGCAAGCACCTGGAGGAGTGCGCCAGGTGCCGGCTGGCCGCCACCCAGATCGCCGAGGTCGCCGGCGGTATCCCGGCCGTGGTCCCGG of the Streptomyces sp. NBC_01788 genome contains:
- a CDS encoding TetR/AcrR family transcriptional regulator; protein product: MHIQGTHWSTASAMAPGGGAMGTAAGNARGDEPRPGRTAPLRVDAQRNLEHVLRAAREVFGELGYGAPMEDVARRARVGVGTVYRRFPSKDVLVRRIAEEETSRLADQARAALGQEDEPWSALSRFLRTSVASGAGRLLPPQVLRVSVTEDRADPRVPQQRVQPGSGELRLVPDTAGPASGAAEDDAGAAALLDVVGRLVERARAAGELRPDVSVSDVLLVIATAAPALPDAAQQAAASARLLDILLDGLRSRPV
- a CDS encoding sigma-70 family RNA polymerase sigma factor; the encoded protein is MSVDGRGDGVGDGGSRADGPDAPQVPAQGGPPGAARGTGRAKGGSRAQGGVPAQGGSPARDSTAQGGSPAQGPTARGGVPAQRERFGKGTVSSAAGPLSSADLPPSDAELIGRVRAGEDSAYEELYRRHADAVRRYARTCCRDAHTADDLTAEVFARVFQAVRGGSGPEHAVRAYLLTTVRRVAAQWTSTARREQLVDDFAVFAARAARVAELSDDAAGSFGTGLDLGADVRAMHEAEQSMAMRAFRSLPERWQAVLWHTEVEDESPSAVATLFGLDANGTRVLASRAREGLRQAYLQAHVSASLTDDEECARYADRLGGYARGKLRTRAERGLRKHLEECARCRLAATQIAEVAGGIPAVVPVAVIGWFGAAGYAKALGIVAGGAGAAGVAGAAAGGSSGGGGAVASEGLGASVKAGIAAGVVGVAAAAVALALVGQQAPVGKPEARPAPSAPVVEAPQPPAPTPSPPPAPAPAPEPLRPAPKPAPKPRPTPSAVNPPALPAAAAPTPAVSPAPAPRPSPTPTPAPTPTKEPAPTPMPTPTPPQEPEPEPVVYPWNELKYDLTGDGTRPEMRIGASSWVWQRHDLSIAGRRYAHGVTVHGRSSVTVDLNRECSAYDAVVGVDDLTAGLGLAGHRTVRLVVEPHSAFDTAALSDWAESRFTCR